A genome region from Bufo gargarizans isolate SCDJY-AF-19 chromosome 2, ASM1485885v1, whole genome shotgun sequence includes the following:
- the LOC122927345 gene encoding mucin-17-like — MDSSTSGKSKGGTPTRPLTSRPSLSRSTKTGGSTPSPKVATEIPRPASSRGGGPVSKPTLTKATTAVKEANAAKSNAVRTVAASPIKSKTVTHRDPASAMKPSAKQTTRPQNGEKGAQQTASPLVIKKEAAKKNAEGPQLDKPKSGQERGNTTPSKQNATVKREVGKPPEHGSVPKDKTVCLRPESSTSVPSKPLATASSPSKTLKANSLSHKPKQIVPPPEKPVNNTSLSTKAAKSPVAATRSSVITSTAAKPIRTTSPLVKAPRPTPASIKPVTKTPTSPVKPVNTPSVPPKLRNATPAKPPGNTVSSSNQGKVGKRLSTTTKATSVSAKQVNNLPTAIKSVKSSVLAHKSVKECAEATPVVNQVSPILTSESQQIINSEVENVDIDKNDNIAVLEKPQEPVIVAEEVVVITVNNDTENAMLDNAKIGGGLLKESALPLETNESISPAEEISVETNSQDEETQILVSLDQGVKSPTKQVTPLEEEFSPSVEDEPSSESSIVSAEHVQEQPNVPSEHLAETLMSPLEETYCTMEASKPFETQQNVPIEDLPNELRSPLELAIPSAGPDKALEVESTKELKEDTTSSEQPVNNISDGVHISIKTLDDDDTASPIKPSNETVEPVIEETRYLDEEHIVYMDRGTHSNQSERMPIKPLDEDTFTADGVEPLEDVVTSSLEQVTPLEEEAVLSEDELEPVEHKSALLEEEYKNSPNTLDQLEVSPLDPENPLELLTSSTEELTPSEELELLKDEKQTLQERISSSQHLDMTETEDKMDIAKPTEIGAISMDPFICSKEEINTSVKHFGETIINTESKTSLEKKIHLNEILQSSYEVVKHSEEGITSSLDLLQSSVGKARSLEEGAETLQSSAAEGSSYQEDAVLSVEPLQYSIQEVKLLEKVPLSSVEPLQSLGEVLQSPQEDKIFLMEALQVSVGDIRSSEEEPMLLVEPLQTSVKEVKLSEKEPLSVEFFHSLVDANQSSQEHPMSEELQQPAVEEVKSSQVDRMLSKEPPCSSGEADRNVGGEHTSSLVLLQSSLEPLDPLAENLLCSIDPLTQTKESITSLKEATTLEGSQSPVQLQDLSQNVPLENTKDVQDELIEEEGDASLEKKGEEVLLMEQQGHVIEEGNSIIETLQYEAKMLGSSTAESSENVEQTNKAANIHPEDFHENIPVGSKLFEEPLIMMHEPDHGPAKHRIAAEKQLDSAYVEVEDISNPIKVDQSVQESVLLPEEPLASRDEFKTISVEAVDYPEKPIKSSLEQVKCADYDEEATKPSIHELMDYREYLITSPEKSLDTVMFSTSRDLDAFSSETVDIYSIESALPNYQENLGKLEPAKPLTSEDYASETLVEQHVNKPLVSDLEKSIDSDFYVTMDTTEHVRNLSTNQFIGKDIEEIKPSTTEVVCVSEEPILFTDEESLEPLDKSTDVLEQYNPIEILEQTKPVEAKPATEVSFSDESTSISHTETSSPEHTFSPASNTISVLPTQQNVEVSKTSDLHPLQNEHPSDHPQDTERESWVLVKMDELSDFKEEPEERPLRPASLNQEAEVQDEQKAEEEQMERASVCSTLSDPQLAAKSSSETSTPEELRTYEDSSSGVESHSDDAATSPQTTLTPDPDLGIHMGQEEGTETPAGTPASNNKRVPPPLQIVDIEGQSQSTSPCGIFESADNEQIVRKKEVTTSSESREHDYEETPKERGAQRGNDD, encoded by the exons GACCTGTGTCTAAGCCGACACTGACTAAGGCGACTACAGCAGTAAAGGAAGCAAATGCTGCAAAGAGCAACGCCGTCAG GACTGTAGCTGCTTCACCCATCAAATCCAAAACAGTCACACATAGAG ATCCAGCATCTGCAATGAAACCATCAGCCAAGCAAACAACTCGCCCTCAGAATGGAGAGAAAGGCGCTCAACAGACGGCATCTCCATTAGTCATAAAAAAAGAAGCAGCCAAGAAAAATGCTGAGGGACCCCAGCTTGATAAACCTAAATCTGGACAGGAACGAGGGAACACTACACCTTCAAAACAGAACGCAACTGTTAAAAGGGAAGTGGGCAAACCTCCAGAACATGGATCAGTGCCAAAAGATAAGACAGTGTGCCTTCGACCAGAAAGTAGTACATCTGTGCCATCCAAGCCACTAGCCACAGCATCGAGCCCATCTAAAACTTTGAAAGCAAACTCTCTGTCTCATAAGCCAAAACAGATTGTGCCTCCACCAGAAAAGCCTGTTAATAACACATCATTATCAACAAAGGCAGCCAAAAGCCCAGTGGCAGCTACTAGATCAAGTGTCATAACTTCAACAGCAGCGAAACCCATTAGAACAACATCACCATTGGTTAAGGCTCCTAGGCCTACACCAGCTTCAATCAAACCAGTAACAAAAACTCCAACATCGCCTGTTAAACCAGTGAATACACCATCTGTTCCACCTAAGCTACGCAATGCTACGCCTGCAAAACCACCAGGGAACACTGTGTCTTCTTCTAACCAGGGTAAAGTAGGCAAGCGATTATCAACCACAACAAAAGCGACGTCTGTATCCGCTAAACAGGTAAACAATTTACCTACAGCAATCAAATCAGTAAAGTCATCTGTCCTGGCTCATAAATCAGTAAAGGAGTGTGCTGAAGCCACACCAGTAGTGAATCAAGTCAGTCCAATTCTCACATCTGAGTCTCAACAAATCATTAATTCTGAAGTGGAGAATGTAGACATAGACAAAAATGATAACATAGCTGTATTGGAGAAGCCTCAAGAACCAGTGATTGTAGCAGAGGAAGTAGTAGTTATAACTGTCAATAATGATACAGAAAATGCCATGTTAGACAATGcaaagattggtggaggtctattAAAAGAGTCTGCGCTGCCTTTGGAAACAAATGAATCGATATCACCGGCTGAGGAAATTTCAGTAGAAACAAATTCACAGGATGAAGAGACTCAGATCTTAGTATCATTGGACCAAGGAGTAAAATCTCCCACAAAACAAGTTACACCTTTAGAGGAAGAGTTTAGTCCTTCAGTTGAAGATGAACCAAGCTCTGAATCTTCAATTGTATCAGCAGAACATGTTCAGGAGCAACCAAATGTCCCCAGTGAACATTTAGCAGAAACTTTAATGTCTCCTCTAGAAGAAACATATTGTACCATGGAGGCAAGCAAACCTTTTGAGACCCAACAAAATGTTCCTATCGAAGATTTACCAAACGAACTCAGGTCTCCTCTTGAGCTAGCCATACCATCTGCAGGGCCAGACAAAGCTTTGGAAGTAGAAAGTACAAAAGAGCTGAAAGAAGACACAACATCTTCAGAACAACCAGTTAATAACATAAGTGATGGGGTTCATATTTCAATCAAAACATTAGATGATGATGATACTGCATCTCCCATTAAACCCTCAAATGAGACAGTAGAACCTGTAATAGAAGAAACTAGATATTTAGATGAGGAACACATTGTTTATATGGATAGAGGAACCCATTCAAATCAATCAGAGAGAATGCCAATAAAACCCTTAGATGAAGACACATTTACAGCAGATGGTGTTGAACCATTAGAAGATGTAGTGACATCTTCTTTAGAGCAAGTCACACCTTTAGAAGAAGAAGCTGTATTGTCAGAAGATGAGCTAGAACCTGTAGAACATAAAAGTGCACTGTTGGAGGAAGAATATAAAAATTCGCCAAATACTTTAGATCAACTAGAAGTATCTCCTTTAGATCCAGAGAACCCATTAGAACTACTTACATCTTCGACTGAGGAATTAACACCTTCAGAAGAACTGGAGCTTTTAAAGGATGAAAAACAAACATTACAGGAAAGAATATCATCCTCACAACATCTAGATATGACAGAAACAGAGGACAAAATGGACATAGCCAAGCCAACAGAGATAGGagccatttcaatggatccattcATATGTTCAAAGGAAGAAATCAACACTTCAGTGAAACACTTTGGAGAGACTATAATAAACACAGAGTCAAAAACATCTttggagaaaaaaatacatttgaatGAAATACTACAATCTTCATATGAAGTAGTTAAACATTCAGAGGAAGGAATTACTTCATCATTGGATTTATTACAGTCTTCAGTTGGGAAAGCTAGATCTTTAgaagaaggagctgaaacattACAGTCTTCAGCTGCCGAAGGCAGTTCTTACCAAGAGGACGCAGTGTTATCAGTAGAACCCTTACAATATTCAATTCAAGAAGTCAAACTTTTAGAGAAGGTACCCTTGTCATCAGTGGAACCACTACAGTCTCTAGGTGAAGTACTCCAATCTCCACAAGAAGACAAAATATTTTTAATGGAAGCACTGCAGGTTTCCGTTGGAGACATCAGATCTTCAGAAGAAGAACCAATGTTATTGGTAGAACCCTTACAGACTTCAGTTAAAGAAGTCAAGCTCTCAGAGAAAGAACCCTTGTCAGTTGAATTTTTCCACTCTTTAGTTGACGCAAACCAGTCTTCACAAGAACATCCAATGTCAGAAGAATTACAACAGCCTGCAGTTGAAGAAGTCAAATCTTCTCAGGTGGACCGAATGTTGTCAAAAGAACCACCATGTTCTTCAGGGGAAGCAGACAGAAATGTGGGTGGAGAACATACATCATCACTGGTATTGCTACAGTCTTCATTAGAACCCCTGGATCCTTTGGCAGAAAACTTACTTTGTTCAATTGACCCACTAACACAAACCAAAGAATCTATAACTTCACTGAAAGAAGCAACAACATTAGAAGGGTCACAATCACCAGTACAATTGCAAGAcctaagtcaaaatgtgccattagAAAACACTAAAGACGTGCAAGATGAACTTATAGAAGAAGAAGGCGATGCTTCTTTAGAAAAGAAAGGAGAAGAAGTCCTATTAATGGAACAGCAAGGACATGTAATAGAGGAGGGTAATTCAATAATAGAAACATTACAGTATGAAGCAAAAATGCTTGGTTCTTCCACCGCAGAATCATCAGAGAATGTGGAGCAAACAAACAAAGCTGCAAACATACATCCAGAGGACTTTCATGAGAATATTCCAGTTGGGTCAAAGCTGTTTGAAGAACCATTAATAATGATGCATGAGCCTGACCACGGACCAGCAAAGCATAGAATTGCAGCTGAAAAACAGCTAGACTCAGCATATGTGGAGGTCGAGGATATAAGTAATCCAATAAAAGTAGATCAGTCTGTCCAGGAATCTGTACTGCTCCCAGAGGAACCATTAGCATCCAGAGATGAGTTTAAAACTATTTCTGTGGAAGCAGTTGACTACCCAGAGAAACCAATAAAATCTTCATTAGAACAGGTCAAATGTGCAGATTATGATGAAGAGGCTACAAAACCATCAATACATGAATTAATGGATTATCGTGAGTATCTTATCACATCTCCAGAAAAATCATTGGACACAGTTATGTTTTCAACATCAAGAGATTTGGATGCATTTTCCTCAGAGACAGTGGATATCTACAGTATTGAATCAGCTTTACCAAATTACCAAGAAAATTTGGGAAAATTGGAACCAGCTAAGCCGTTGACATCAGAGGACTATGCATCTGAGACCTTGGTTGAACAACACGTGAATAAGCCATTAGTTTCAGATCTAGAAAAATCAATAGATTCAGATTTCTATGTAACTATGGATACAACAGAGCATGTTAGGAACCTTTCCACAAACCAATTCATAGGCAAGGATATAGAAGAAATCAAGCCCTCAACCACAGAAGTAGTCTGTGTTTCAGAAGAACCAATTTTATTTACAGATGAAGAATCTTTGGAACCATTAGACAAGAGTACTGATGTTCTCGAGCAATACAATCCTATAGAAATTCTAGAACAAACTAAACCTGTTGAGGCAAAACCTGCCACAGAAGTAAGCTTTTCAGATGAATCTACCAGCATTTCACATACTGAGACTTCATCTCCAGAACATACGTTCTCTCCAGCCTCAAATACTATCTCAGTGCTGCCAACACAGCAGAATGTTGAGGTTAGCAAAACAAGTGATTTACATCCATTGCAGAATGAACATCCCTCCGATCACCCACAGGACACGGAAAGGGAATCATGGGTGCTAGTAAAGATGGATGAGTTATCAGATTTTAAGGAAGAGCCTGAAGAGAGACCACTGAGGCCTGCAAGTCTAAATCAAGAGGCTGAGGTGCAGGATGAACaaaaggcagaggaagagcagATGGAAAGGGCTTCAGTCTGCAGTACCTTGAGTGATCCCCAACTGGCAGCAAAAAGTAGTAGCGAGACAAGTACTCCCGAAGAGCTGAGAACCTATGAAGATTCTAGTTCTGGGGTGGAGTCCCACTCAGATGATGCTGCTACATCCCCACAAACTACACTCACACCTGACCCAGATTTGGGTATTCATATGGGACAAGAAGAAGGAACAGAAACTCCAGCTGGTACACCAGCTTCAAACAACAAGAGGGTACCGCCTCCACTGCAGATTGTAGACATTGAGGGGCAGTCTCAAAGTACTTCTCCGTGTGGTATCTTTGAGTCTGCAGATAATGAACAAATTGTACGGAAAAAGGAAGTGACGACTTCTAGCGAATCAAGAGAACATGATTATGAGGAGACACCAAAAGAAAGAGGAGCCCAAAGAGGTAATGATGACTGA